GTTTAACTTCAAAAATAGGTAGGTAACCGATGGCAAATGCAAATCAGAACAACCCCAGAAAAGAAGTGACTTATGCTTTGGTTGGGGTTGTGGTGTTTTTAGTATTGGTGTTAATCGTCGCCCTGTCTGGCTATTTCCGTCCAGGTGGGCATAACCCTGCAGTAGCTGCAAACGATGAAGTCAATAGCAGCAACTCAGCTGAAGCAACAGCACAACAAGCGCCTGAACCCATCGTCAGTGTCCGTGATGAACCCATTGAACCGATTGTGGTTGAAGCGGTTGCTGAGCCCAAAAAAGTAGCACTGGGTAAGATGCTGTGGTTTGACACCCGCTTATCAAAGTCAGGCACCCTGTCGTGTAACAGCTGTCACGACTTGGCTAAAGGCGGTACCGATAACATCCCAACCTCAGTGGGTTACAACTGGGCAGAAGGCCCTATCAACTCGCCAACCGTATTAAACAGCCGTTACTCGTTGGCTCAATTTTGGGATGGCCGTGCCAAAGACTTGATGGAGCAAGCGGGCGGCCCTATCGAAAACCCGCTAGAAATGGCCTCTAGTCACGAATTTGTGGTTAAGGTACTTAACTCTATTCCAGAATATAAAGCCTTATTCCATGAGGCGTTTGCGAACGAAGATGACATCAATATTGATCAAGTCACCAGTGCCATTGCCCTATTTGAAGAAACCTTAGTCACGCCGAACTCTCGCTTTGACCAGTGGCTTGGCGGTGATGATGAATCAATAACTGCGCAAGAATTAAAGGGCTATCAGCTGTTTAAAGACAGTGGCTGTGTCGCCTGTCACAATGGATCAGCAGTCGGCGGCGGCTCTTTCCAAAAGTTTGGTGTGTTTGACAAATATACCACTCAAAACTTAGCAGAAGGCCGCTATGCAGTCACTGGTAATGATGACGACAAACACTTATTCAAAGTACCGACATTACGTAACATTGATCTAACCTATCCGTACTTCCATGATGGTCAGGTTGACTCGTTGGCAGATGCGGTCAATATCATGGGTAAAATCCAGCTAAACCGTGACTTTACCTCAGAAGAAACAGCGGATATTGTGGCATTCTTAAAGACTTTAACCGGTGATCAGCCTCAGATTAAACTACCTAAGCTGCCACCTTCTAACGAGAACACACCAAAGCCAGTTCCTTTTGAAAAACAAAGCTAGACTATAAACATAAAAAATTACAGTCAGCATTAATCTAACACTAAGTGTTAATTATTAGATAAACAAAAAAACCAGCGATTAATTCGCTGGTTTTTTTATAGCTTAGAGAAATATGGATTAGATCAATTACGTAAGGAGACTAAACCTAAAATTAAACAGGCGCAACCACTGCTTTAATCTCATTGGCTACTAGGTTGGCATCATTGTCTAGTACCGTCACATGCTGCTCTAAGCTCTCAATATCTTTAGTATGCTCAGGACGTTCAATGTCTATCTCACCAACCGCTTCAAAGATAGTCTCTGAG
Above is a window of Psychrobacter sp. FDAARGOS_221 DNA encoding:
- a CDS encoding cytochrome-c peroxidase; this translates as MANANQNNPRKEVTYALVGVVVFLVLVLIVALSGYFRPGGHNPAVAANDEVNSSNSAEATAQQAPEPIVSVRDEPIEPIVVEAVAEPKKVALGKMLWFDTRLSKSGTLSCNSCHDLAKGGTDNIPTSVGYNWAEGPINSPTVLNSRYSLAQFWDGRAKDLMEQAGGPIENPLEMASSHEFVVKVLNSIPEYKALFHEAFANEDDINIDQVTSAIALFEETLVTPNSRFDQWLGGDDESITAQELKGYQLFKDSGCVACHNGSAVGGGSFQKFGVFDKYTTQNLAEGRYAVTGNDDDKHLFKVPTLRNIDLTYPYFHDGQVDSLADAVNIMGKIQLNRDFTSEETADIVAFLKTLTGDQPQIKLPKLPPSNENTPKPVPFEKQS